From one Brachypodium distachyon strain Bd21 chromosome 4, Brachypodium_distachyon_v3.0, whole genome shotgun sequence genomic stretch:
- the LOC100828431 gene encoding aspartic proteinase Asp1: MAPARWFPAPACALLLLLLPLARAATPAKSPSSSSSSAVFQLNGDVYPTGHYYVTMNIGDPAKPYFLDIDTGSDLTWLQCDAPCQSCNKVPHPLYKPTKNKLVPCAASICTTLHSAQSPNKKCAVPQQCDYQIKYTDSASSLGVLVTDNFTLPLRNSSSVRPSFTFGCGYDQQVGKNGVVQATTDGLLGLGKGSVSLVSQLKVLGITKNVLGHCLSTNGGGFLFFGDNVVPTSRATWVPMVRSTSGNYYSPGSGTLYFDRRSLGVKPMEVVFDSGSTYTYFAAQPYQATVSALKAGLSKSLQQVSDPSLPLCWKGQKVFKSVSDVKNDFKSLFLSFVKNSVLEIPPENYLIVTKNGNACLGILDGSAAKLTFNIIGDITMQDQLIIYDNERGQLGWIRGSCSRSTKSIMSSFP; this comes from the exons ATGGCGCCCGCCAGGTGGTTCCCCGCGCCCGCATGcgccctgctcctcctcctgctgccactcgcgcgcgccgccacgccggccAAGTccccgtcgtcttcctcctcctccgccgtgtTCCAGCTCAACGGCGACGTTTATCCCACCGG CCATTACTATGTCACCATGAACATTGGGGACCCAGCGAAGCCTTACTTCCTGGACATTGACACGGGTAGCGATCTCACCTGGCTGCAGTGCGATGCTCCCTGCCAAAGCTGCAACAAG GTGCCACATCCGTTGTACAAGCCAACAAAGAACAAGCTTGTTCCTTGTGCAGCCTCAATCTGCACCACGCTGCACAGCGCACAGAGCCCTAACAAGAAATGTGCCGTTCCGCAGCAATGTGACTACCAGATCAAGTACACAGACAGCGCGTCTTCCCTTGGTGTGCTCGTCACTGACAACTTCACCCTGCCCCTGAGGAATTCATCCAGTGTGCGTCCCAGCTTCACCTTTGG CTGTGGGTATGACCAGCAAGTGGGGAAGAATGGCGTGGTGCAGGCGACGACAGACGGCTTGCTTGGGCTTGGCAAGGGATCGGTTAGCCTCGTCTCGCAGCTGAAGGTGCTAGGAATCACCAAAAATGTCCTTGGTCATTGTCTCAGCACGAATGGAGGAGGATTCCTGTTCTTTGGGGATAATGTTGTGCCCACTTCACGTGCGACTTGGGTGCCCATGGTTCGTAGCACGTCTGG GAACTACTACTCACCTGGCTCAGGGACACTGTATTTCGATAGACGTTCGCTGGGTGTGAAGCCAATGGAGGTGGTATTTGACAGCGGCAGCACCTATACCTACTTTGCTGCCCAGCCATACCAAGCGACAGTCTCTGCG CTCAAAGCTGGTCTCAGCAAGTCACTTCAACAGGTGTCAGACCCCAGTCTGCCTCTTTGCTGGAAAGGGCAGAAAGTGTTCAAATCTGTGTCTGATGTCAAGAACGACTTCAAGTCATTGTTCTTGAGCTTTGTGAAGAATTCTGTCTTGGAGATCCCTCCTGAAAACTACCTGATTGTCACC AAAAATGGGAATGCATGCTTGGGCATCCTTGACGGTTCGGCGGCTAAACTGACTTTCAACATAATTGGAG